AAATCAGCTACTGGTAGGGGGTTAATGGTGACAACGCGGGTGAGGGTATTTTCGCATTGAGTTTGGCGATCGCGAATTTTTGCGGTGATTGTGACTGTTTCTGGTGTGTCTCCTGTTGCATATTCAAGGAGATTGAGAACCTTTGTGTCTTTCTCGTTGATTTTTACCTGAAGTAACTCTATATTCTCAGCAGTACCCTGAGGCAATTTAATCTCTATGGTGTCTTCCCTACGACAGAATACTTGTTCATTGCTAACTGATAAATTAGCTACTGGTAGGGGATTAATTATGACATTACGGATAAGGGTATTTTCGCACTGAGTTTGTTGATTGCGAATGAGTGCTGTAATTATGACTGTTTGCGCTTTTCCCTCTTTTGCATATTCACCAGGATTCAGGATATTTGTTTCTATATCGTTAATTTTTACCTGAACTAATTGCAAATTATCAGGTGTCTTCTCAGCTAGCTTAATCTCTACAGGTGCTGCATAATTACAGAAATTTTGTCCGTCGCTAACTGATAAATTGGGTTTTGGTAGGGGATAAACGGTTACAGTTAGGGCATCATAGGTATCATCTACTGCATAGGTAAACGTAATTGTAACTTCCAGTCCCTTTTCTAAATCAGCTTTACTGGCTTCCTCAATCATATTAGGTTGGAAGTACTGTTTTGAATCTTTAAATATCACACCTTCTCCCTTGACTGTACCTCCCTCCGGTTCCAAAATAAACTCGTAGGGACGATCGTCATCTTCACAGAAAACAGTTTTATCCAGTAGAATAATTGGACGCGATCGCGCTATAACATAACTAACTGCGGGTGAATTCCCACTACAAAGATAGGGAAGACAAAAATCTGCAATTACAATATCTTTGCGCTTCTGCAATTCGTTAAACAACCTTTCCCAGGTAGGAATATTCTCTTGATATAAATCCTTTGGTAAAGCGGCTAATTTTTGAATTTCTTCTGTACGTAAGCTGCGTAATTTATGGATAGCAGGTTCTTCATCCCCAGCTAAAAGTTGATTTTTTATATCCTCCCTATCTACATAAACTAAGACAAAAGTACCACCTTTGGGAACTCCCCCCAAGTGTTCCATACCGGAATACTGTTGAGCAAATTGTGGGAATAAATGCAGCTTAATCAATGCTTCTAATCGTCTCTGATAAGCTCTGGTTAATCCGATTAATTCAAAATAATTGATTTCTTCAGCAATTTTGGGGTTGCCGATTTGATACTTGCTAATATTAGTAGAATGAAAATCATTAGGAACATCTCGCAGTAAACCGTAAAGTGTCTCTACATCTTGAAACTGGGGTTCCTGAATTATGTACCGATTCTCTCGAATCTGACTGACAGTAAAATGAGCCTCGGACAGTAAAATGAGGGAATATTGGGAAAGGGATAGGGGTTTATCTGGTGTTGAAAGTTTGAGGTGATAAGTCTCTGAATTATTCGGTAAATCAATGACTAGTCCGTAGGTAAGTTGAGTTAAGGAGAGAAGATTGACTATATCTTTAACAATCTCCTGTTGTTGTGTAATTACATCACTAGAAAGTCCTGATAAGGTGATAACAAAATCTTCAAAATCACTGATACTATTTCCCTTCGTGTCAGATTTTTGGATAACATAACGAGCAATAGGAATATTGTTTGCATCACGCACATATAATTTAAATTGTTTGTCTGTATCTCCCTTAACAAATTCATAGGCTTCTGGTTTTCGGGCACGCTCCAACATAAAATTAGATAATTGGCTGCTATCCATCACTGTCAAACCAGGTTGATCGAAGAAAGAGCGCTTGAGAGTGTTTAGCAAAACATTCTTTGTTGATTCATACTTAGTCCAAACTTTTTGGAACATCTCCTTCATGCGGCGAAAATCTAATTCTAGGTCATCAAATTGACCGGAAATATTTAAATCTTTGAGACTTGCTTGATTATCTAGTTTGAGGGTAATAACATCAAAGGCTAAATTATATCGCTGTTTGTAGTTCTGAATATGCATTAATACATCATCTTTTGCTTTACCGAGATGTCCCTCAATCCGGTAAAAATTATAACCATCCAAGCGATAGTTCCAATCCTGGAATTCATGGACATTTTCCTCTGGATTCTGCTTCGGGTAAAAATAAGCAGGATGGCGATCGCTCCTTCCTTTACGGTAAGCGTCATAGCTCCAGTATTTATATAGATTGGGATAATTCAGGTAGTAGGGGATTGCTTGTTTGCTCAGGGGTGCAGATCTGTCTTGACTGGGGGTGATTTTGAGGGGTGTATTATAAAACGGTAGCAGGCAAAAACTTTCAGCTTCAGATAATTTTAAAAGACGTTCGTACAGATAGCGGACTTCTTGCAGACGTACCCGATTACTGTTGTAGATGGGGGGTTGGGTAAAATGACTGCGATAGGGGGAAGTCAGTGCATATCCCCGATCCGGTTCAATGGGGAATGGTGAGGGTGGAGGAACTAACCCCAACATGAGAAACTTGGGAAACCGTTGAATTTCGGGGGGGTAATCATCAATTAAGTCAAAAGCTGTCTCTGCTAGTTCGTAAAAAGCAGCAACTAGCTGGCTGAGATAATCATAAAAATATTGTATTCCATAGGGTGGTTCGGGAGGTTTGATTTGTTCTGAAGTTGAGGTGGTTTCCTGTTTGCGAAAATCTTCTAGTTGTGTTTGCAGACGTTGTTGGAGTTGGTTAAAATCGCGACTAGAATTAGGTTGAAAACCATTAAAGAAAGGCGAAAATAACCAAAATAGCTTGGGAAAAGAACTATTAATTGACGCGATCGCATTGCTACAAATCTGGTAGTAATTATCCCAAAAAGCTTGATAGTTATCGATTTCACCCAAATCAACACTTTTTTTCGCTTCCCCATAACCAAATCGTTGTACCTGGGGAGCAAAATCCTGGAATTTTTGAGTTGTACCGTCAAATTCTTGGAGAAAATGATTACGTGCATTAAAAATATTTTCTACAGTCAGTCCTTCCCAAGGTTGTTCTGGAATCTGATAATTTGTTTTTAGTAAAGTTTCAGCGCTCAATTGTTGAGAATTGTCTGAGCTTTGAGTTCGGGGAACGAGGAAAAATCGCCAGTTAAAACTACGGTATTTACTTAACTCATCGTATTCAAATAAACATAAATCACTTTGTGTATCTAGAGTTTCACAGACTACAACTAAGACGCGATCGCCGATAAATTGCTGAAATTCCTGGACATCACGTTGATTACCATCTGGATTTTGATGCAGAATTGTCCTTTTATCCCCACCTTCTGTAAATAGTTCGATCACCTCACAGGAGGGAATTACTGTGTTTGATACTACTTTTTTAGTAAGTGTAAATAATGAAGATAGGACTTTAACATCTTGATAATGGGTCAGCTTAATTTTTGACTTAAAATCAACTAAATATCCTTCTGAAGTAATCCCACATCCCGGTGATACATATATTTTGGCACTGACTTGTGTAGCTTCTTTCGTATAGCGACTAGTTACTTCCATACCCGCAACAATTCCCATCCCAATGAGGTGGGTGCGAGTCAGTTGATTTTGATTATCAAGATACTCTACAAGCTGATTAAGGTCATTATTTCTTAATACTTGATTAGGCAAAAATATGGGATAGCCGGCTTGGTTAATAATAGTATTCATGGCTTTACTCACTTGCTGTTCCGAGAGCAGTTTGGTTAAGAATTATCGGCTGTTCTTTCGATGCAACTTGGGTATCGTACAAGATGCCTTGGGGATAAATATTTCGTAGTTGGGAGATAATTGTTAGTAAATTATTCAGTGTTCCGGAAAGATTGCAGGTGCTACTATTAGCAGTTTCCCAAGCTAATTCCTGCAACCAACTTTGATAGGCTAATTCCAATTCTCTCATTTGTTGCACATTCACCCAAGCAATTTTCAGAGCAATATGAGCAGGTGTTTCTAATCGCAAAGTACGTTCTACAAAGCGGCGAAAATCGATATTACGGAAGCGTTCTGACCAGTAGGGTAAAATAATAGTTATCCAAAAAGAATAGGGGTCTTGGTAAGTTAACTGGGTTAATTCTTCCCTTGTCCCATCATCTGTGTGAACGCAGACGGGTAAAAAATTATCTGAGGTAGTTCTAGGACGTAGAAGAATATGCTCCAGCAGATGAAATCCCTCATCATTAACTAATTTTTGTAGTTCTTGGATAGATTTATTTCGTTCTTCTTTGCTGGTGTAGTAACGAGTAGCTAGGATTTTGTCTTTCCCCCGATTAGTTAATTCCCAACCGTAGAGTTTTGAAACCTTTTGATGCGATTCAGAATTATCTCCATTTTGAGCAGTTTCTGGGTCAATTAACCGAAAATTCTTACCATCCGCTTCCCCATTTTGGGTAAATTCTGCTTGCTCCCCAGCAAGTTCCATTAAAATATTACCTTGTTCCCAAGCCCTTTCCGGTGTAGGATAGCGTTGGCTTGCTTCTAGTAAGATATTGCGATTTTGGTCATAAATTCTACCAATATAGTTAGGGTTAGAGGAATTTTCTAATCCAGTCCAAGTAATATTAAAATGGGCTGTGCGTACTAGTAAAAATAGGTGTTCTATAGCTGCATCTCGTTCCCTTTCCGAAGCATATAATTGGGGAGAAATTGCAACAACATTGCGCTGATTCCGTCGGAAAATGTCCCTCACCCGTGGTTTACTTAAAACTCGAAACCCAAATCCCTCATTACTTCTAGTCGGTTCAATTGCACCCGGTTCAAATAACACACTCAGTACATCTTGATAAAAGCGATCGCGGGCTATATTTTCATTCTCACATAATTGAAAACCTTGTAATAGTTCTACCTCTTCCCTGTCTATTAATCGGAAGCGATAACCAGAGGTTTCCCCTGTCACTTCTTCAACCTGTAAAAACCGCTCATCTGATTCCTGAAATTTATTGGGGTCAAATTTCAAACAGTTTAACCAGCGTTGTAGTGCTGTTTCCCGTTCTTCTTCTTTGGAGAAGTGTTCACTACTTTCTCCTAATACCTTTCCTTCGTTATCAACTAAAGCATAACCATAGTGGGTAAATCTCGTTTCATCGCTAGGGTTGAGAGTTTCCCTTTCCGCACTATTATCTTGACGAAACAAAATCGCGTAGTAATTTTGCCTGTTGGTAATTTGTTTGAGAATTGCGATCGCAGCTTTGCGAGCAAGTCCTTCAGAAAAGTAACGTTGAACTCCCTCAAATTTAATTAATTCCGATGTTTGAGAAGAATTGTCAGGTATCTCTAATTGGAAATAATATAAATTCTCTTTCTTCTGATGAATAATCTTAATGATATCTTCGCGGGAAATAGTCGAAGTTGCAATAATTTCTTCTCTAGCAGAATTTTCTTCCAGATTAAATAGATTGAGCAATTGGTTAATCAATGAATTTAATTTATTAATTCTTTCTGCTTTGGACAAAAAATCTTGTTCATATCTGGCAATGACAATTTCATCTCCATTCACAGCTTCCACTTCTAAACCATAGTGATAAAAGTAACTATAGGTAAGACGCTGGTAAAAATTTTCATGGAGAGCAAATAGCAAAAACTTTTCTATATCCGCTTGAGCAGCTTTTTGGTTACTATATGTCTGCAAGCTAATTAATGATTGATTCTCATCACCACAACTAATCCCAAAAGAGATAAATCCACCGGAGACTTTATCTACCTGATAATGACAGAGATTGCGACGACGAAAATCTTCAAAACCCAGTAAACGAGAAACCCGCTTTTGCAAACCCGACACATTTTCCGTATCCCAAACCTGCCGATAGTTGCAATAATTAAAAGCACGGAAGCGATCGCGACTCAAGACAGGATAATCTTGTAAAAACTGAGCTTTGTCGTGAATTATCTCGATTTCATCCTTGACTTGATCCCGACGTTCCTGAATTATCTGGTAGTTAATTACGACATAATCAGCAAAAGACTCAGCAAAACGTCCCAATAAATGATCGAGAAAACGATTACGGCGATCGCGGTACATTTCTGGTTTTTCTTGAATCGCTTCCAGATACTTCCCACCTTCACCGAAAATGGCTTTTTGATCGGGAAAATCCAGTTCCTGAATAAAATAGCTATACGATTTATCTTGATTGCGACTCTCGTCAACTTCCCAGGAAAACAAATCCCGCACATGAGCAAGTTGAGCTAAATAATTAGCAAGCAACTGGTCGAAAAATACTAGGTATCCTTTTAACTGACGAGCTTGAGCTTTACGTAATTCCTTGGCTGTTTCCGGTAGTCCATCTTCCCCAATTCCATAGGTTAGAGGAAAATCATGCTGAATTGAATAGTGGTCTGCTAAGTCATAATAACTACCCTGTGGTACAGATAAATCCAATTCATTATCTTGACGTAATACCTTAATATGGGCAGCCTGTTGTTCATAATAGCGGCGTTTCACCTCATTCCCATCTGGTGATATGGGTAATACCCCCTTGAATAAGGTGATTTTTGATTGTTCAATCCCCAATACCGGACTATACCCTTTTGTTAATTTTAAATGCCAAGGGCTTTGGGACTGGGCTAAACCATTGATAAAGTTAGCAATACTCAGTCTCCGCACAGCCAGCACACCGGGAATTTTCAGTATTTCCTGGTATAAGTCTGAGGTATAAATTACTTCTGGCTGAGTAAATTCATTGAGTTCATCAGTATCAATAAACCCATGACTTGCGTAATCGATTGCCGCGATCGCCTGCTCTTCTACACTATTCTGCTCTAAATTTTTTTCTTTAACAGAAGGTCTACCAGCAAAGATTTCTTCTATATTTTTCCCTTTATCCAACAATTCCTGAAGGGTATAAAATTTTAGGTGAGGTGATAGAAAATCCTGTATTTTTACATAAATTTCTACCAATACATCTTCCGCATCAGCATCAGCTTCCAGTTCAATATCGCTACACAGGGCAATTTCTTCTGCACCCAACACCACAATATCGTAAATATCTTCGCAGAGATTGCGGTGACTGCACAACACAGCTTTAACCGAGTCAAGGATATCTGACCAAGAATTATAAATCTGTCCGCAGGCATTTTTGCGGTATTCCCTGTCTAGGTCAACATAAACGGTATAAAGTCCACGGGGGTGCAGACGGGGTGCGCTGTTCTCTGTGTAACCGTTGGGGGGATTGGGTTGCAACTGACTATTTGCATAATCTATATAAATAGGTGGATGATAAGTAGATATTTTTTGGGGTGATTCTTCTGTAATTTCTGCCGTTTTTTCTTTTGCATCTACTTCCGTAAATTTTTCTATCCAAGCATTACGCACACCGGGAATATCAATTAGACGCTTGCGTAAATCTAAACTGGTAACAGGATTACAAGTAAGGATTTCATCGGGGGTAAAAAAGTTATTTTCTCGTTGTTGAGAAGTGAGTGCTAATAAATCTTTAATATCTAAATTATTGCGATAACCCAAATCCGTGACAGCATAACATAACACCTCCAGAATCGTCACACCTGGGTCATGTAAATTATAGTCCGTCCAAATTTTTCCAGAAAGAGTTTGCAAATGGCTAATCCCGATATCCCGCAAAGTTTGAAAGTTGAGATAATCAGGAAATTCCGGTTTGCGTTTCGAGATAGTTGGATATTCCAGCATAAAAGATTTTAGATTTTGGATTTTTGAATTTGATATATGAAAATTAATTTGTAGGAGAGTATCCCAATTACTCCTGTGATTTAACGAATGAAAAAATACCCTCTAGGATTGCCAAAGTTGAGAAATCCCACTACCAAATAACCATGTCAGCGCAATCACAATTCCCACAGAAAGTAAAGTCAAATATTTCAGTAGTTGTGTCCACCGCAAATCCATCTGCTGTTTATACTCAGTAAATTCCTTGCGTAAAGCTTGTAAATCTTGTTGAATTGTATCTACATTCTGTTCCAATTTTAGAAGACGGGATTTCCATTTCTGATTTTTATCTGGTTCCTCTCCATCTTTAGCGCAAATTTCCTTTTCATCCATCTCCCAAAGTGCGCCTTGATAATAGACAACATCACCTTTTTGGTATGTCTGTCCCGCTTTCCACACACCATGAAATTTATCCTCTTTTTTATTGAGCAGCGAAGTAATCAAATCATGAAAATGCGTCACCGAAAGACGGGTATTACTATTGAATAAACTCTTCAATTCATTGCGATTTTTCAATGTCATTTTAGTTTCAGTTTGAGATGTAGCAGTTGTGTTGACCATAGTTAAAATTTGAATTTATTGTTTTTTATTTCCAGTAGGGTATGGTTAGACGGAACACCTTAACACACCAAAGTCTTGAAGATATTGCTTAATTAGTCATCCCTTATCATCGCTTCCCCTCCTTCCTCTTTTGGTGGTAATAAAATAGTATTTTCTAAAGCTTCATAACCCAGAGTTCCAAAAAAGAATTTTTGATTATCAGCCATTTCACTAGTGACCGTAATTTCATTAATTATGTGAGTTGGACCATTGCTTGCAACGGGAACCGAGGTAAGTAGAGAACGGGAAGTAGAGGCGATCGCCTCCCTGATATTGGATTGATTTTCTTGTTGATTTTGATGATGCATTTGAAAATCCACTACATAGTCAACGTAATATTGCTGCTCCACAAAATTGAGAATTGCAGAACGATAAATAACACCACAAAAATCCATTTCTGCCCCTTGATTCACCGTCCAAGGTGTGAGAAAACCAATGATTCCTCTATCTAATTCGCGGGAATAATAGCCAAAGTTTTGGTTATAGGGAGATTTAAACTTGACAGAAAATTCGACTTGGATATATTCATATATCGGATTAACAACTTGAATCTCAACCCAAGGGGAACTAACACTGAGCAAATATTCCTTGATTTTCTCCCGGAGGTTAACATTAACTTTTGGTTCAAATTCCTGGGAAATACGCTCTGGTAATATTTTAGGAATTACTACCAAAGTTATAGCCCCAGGTACAAGTTCATTAAACTGCTGACCCTTCACCTGTCCATGATTAATGCAACGCACCTGATGAATTTCCGGAAATTTTTCTAATACCAACCGCTCATAATCAAAGATGGTGACTGCTCGACCTTTATGACGTAAATGCTCACTAATTCGGGTGTAAAAATGGCTAGGTTGTTCCTTAACTTTGCCACCAAAAGAATTATAGGGTTGCTCAATTTTTTTGATAGCTTCTGTGGGTTCAGCTAATTTCGCGATACTTCCAGTTGGTAAGGGATTTGCTAAATGGTTGCCATCATTTCCTGTGTCAACAAAAGTTACCCTTGCAGCTTGGGTGTGAACATCAATAATTTGACACATAGCTCGACTGCGAGATTTCACACTAGCTTTAATCCAGTGTAAATTTGGGTCGAGAATGGTAGTTTTATCCTTACTAATTTCCTGGGGAATTGGCAAATTGATGATACCGTAAGCAATTAACCCGTTGGTGTTGTCATTAATAACGATATTACGCAAGGAAATCCAATCATTATTTTGGAGGTAATACCACTCAATCTCTGTCTTTTTTAACTCTCCATCAGCACTTTCTTCCACTACTTGAAATAGCAAAGGTAACGCTGTCGGTGGTTCGAGATTTTCCAATCCAATCAGCAATTCTCCCTCGTTGGTAAATTGTGGTAAAAAATAGGATTGTTTCTCATCCCAAGCTGCAAACCCATCAAATGGATGGAGATGGAATAATTGGCAATCTTTTTTCTCTGCTACTGCTGTGTATTTGAGAGAGATTTCTTGAATTACTGGTGTTAATGGTTCTTTAGGTATGATTGGTTCATCTGCAAACTCGACATAGTGTTTAGGAGAAACAACCTTAAAAATGCCATCCTTATTTCTGTAATAAGCTCCAATAACTGCTTGTCTTCTCTCACCAACACCTGGTACGGGAATCCTTTGATTTGTTGCAGTAGCCAAAACTTGCCGCGTTAATACGGTAGGATATTCATCGTGGAGAAAATCACTTTCGATGAGTTGGAGACGTAAAAAACCATTTTGACTATCGGGGGTGAAAGCTTCCACAAT
The Calothrix sp. 336/3 DNA segment above includes these coding regions:
- a CDS encoding carbohydrate-binding protein, which codes for MVNTTATSQTETKMTLKNRNELKSLFNSNTRLSVTHFHDLITSLLNKKEDKFHGVWKAGQTYQKGDVVYYQGALWEMDEKEICAKDGEEPDKNQKWKSRLLKLEQNVDTIQQDLQALRKEFTEYKQQMDLRWTQLLKYLTLLSVGIVIALTWLFGSGISQLWQS